A single genomic interval of Lewinellaceae bacterium harbors:
- a CDS encoding transglycosylase domain-containing protein: MEYYANNKQETYRRIARWMWYISLGGLGAILLSFLILSFTNLPSVKQLENPKSEEASQVFAANGEVIGRYYTENRVPVSFSELSPNLVNALIATEDERFHEHSGIDFEALGRVAIKTVLLGQKSSGGASTITQQLAKLLFTGQAASNITERIIQKLKEWIIAVRLERRYTKEEIIAMYLNKFNFINGAYGIKAASEIYFGKPQDSLSIAEAAVLVGMLKNPSLFNPLRRQDTVLHRRMVVFKQMQNNDMITQAQYDSLRQSPLGLNFTRQTHADGIAPYFRMELGKDIKKILERKECLKSDGSMYDIYRDGLRIYTTIDPDMQRLAEEVMVQHMAKVQNAFWNTWKVVKKDPWEYTSGSEHEVPVPIRKESLDGLIRQSDRYQSLRATFIADILGQIEPEVEGIIFHADDREVERIVEDAEKGGVIASLEKRRLISSNLAASYRQVQRSRYFPALQNQWHALQAAADKDFNTKTEMRVFSYDTPAMEKDTVMTPLDSVKYHRMILQTGILAVDPVTGFVKVWVGGVNFKHFQYDHNRTSRQVGSTFKPFVYATAIAQQGFSPCYQVYDLPQTIAPGDGNFFLTQEWTPRNADGVYTGQLLTLKDGLRKSKNTVSVHLMKQLGDTEPVRGLINQMGIDSSLKYPNGRYRVPKSPSICLGSTDLTNMEMTGAYTTFANNGIFNKPIYLLRIEDKNGRILYEEFPQEKVAINANANYVMVEMLKYAATGLGGLKSEVGGKTGTTNDYVDGWFMGITPTLVVGTWVGGEDRWIRFRSLAYGQGAYMAKPFFKEFLSRLEKSEDLGYDASARFHRPPGDIGIEMNCDQYQRSPLPLDNGEFENEGFGEDMFGDEIGRSAPEEEFQ, translated from the coding sequence TGGTGAACGCGCTGATCGCTACCGAAGACGAACGTTTTCACGAACACAGCGGCATCGATTTCGAGGCCCTGGGGCGCGTAGCCATAAAAACGGTGCTGCTCGGGCAAAAAAGCTCCGGCGGCGCCAGCACCATCACCCAACAACTGGCCAAGCTGCTCTTCACCGGCCAGGCTGCCTCTAACATCACGGAGAGGATCATTCAGAAACTCAAGGAATGGATCATCGCCGTGCGCCTGGAACGCCGTTACACCAAGGAGGAGATCATTGCGATGTACCTCAATAAATTCAACTTTATCAACGGCGCCTACGGCATAAAAGCCGCATCAGAGATTTATTTCGGCAAACCTCAGGACTCCCTCTCCATAGCTGAAGCCGCCGTGCTGGTCGGCATGCTGAAAAACCCTTCCCTGTTTAACCCGCTGCGCCGCCAGGATACGGTTCTGCACCGGAGGATGGTCGTTTTCAAGCAAATGCAAAACAACGACATGATCACCCAGGCACAGTACGACTCCCTCCGGCAGTCGCCGCTGGGGCTCAATTTTACCCGGCAAACCCACGCCGACGGCATTGCGCCCTACTTCCGCATGGAACTGGGAAAAGACATCAAAAAAATACTGGAACGCAAGGAATGCCTGAAGTCCGATGGGTCGATGTACGACATCTACCGCGACGGCCTGCGCATTTACACCACCATTGACCCCGACATGCAGCGCCTGGCCGAAGAAGTGATGGTACAACACATGGCCAAGGTCCAGAACGCTTTCTGGAATACCTGGAAAGTGGTGAAAAAAGACCCCTGGGAGTACACCAGCGGCTCGGAACACGAGGTGCCGGTGCCCATCCGCAAGGAATCGCTGGATGGACTGATCCGCCAGTCCGACCGATACCAGAGCCTGCGGGCTACATTCATTGCCGACATCCTGGGCCAGATCGAACCGGAGGTAGAGGGCATTATTTTCCACGCCGACGACCGCGAAGTGGAGCGCATCGTGGAGGATGCCGAAAAGGGCGGAGTCATCGCCAGCCTGGAAAAACGGCGGCTCATCAGCTCCAACCTGGCGGCCAGCTACCGACAGGTGCAGCGCAGCCGGTATTTTCCGGCCCTGCAAAACCAGTGGCATGCCCTGCAGGCGGCAGCCGACAAGGACTTCAACACCAAAACCGAAATGAGGGTGTTTTCCTATGATACCCCCGCGATGGAAAAAGACACCGTGATGACGCCACTGGACTCGGTGAAGTACCACCGCATGATCCTTCAGACCGGCATATTAGCGGTAGACCCCGTCACAGGGTTTGTGAAGGTATGGGTCGGCGGAGTCAATTTCAAGCATTTCCAGTACGACCACAACCGCACCAGCCGGCAGGTGGGTTCTACCTTCAAGCCATTTGTTTACGCCACGGCTATCGCCCAGCAGGGGTTTTCGCCCTGTTATCAGGTTTACGACCTGCCTCAGACCATTGCCCCCGGAGACGGCAACTTCTTCCTGACACAGGAATGGACGCCCAGAAATGCCGATGGCGTCTACACCGGCCAGTTGCTCACCCTCAAGGATGGCTTGCGCAAGTCGAAAAACACGGTCTCCGTTCATCTGATGAAACAACTCGGCGATACCGAGCCCGTGCGCGGCCTGATCAACCAGATGGGCATCGACAGCAGCCTCAAATACCCCAACGGCCGCTACCGGGTACCCAAATCCCCCTCCATCTGCCTGGGTTCCACCGACCTCACCAACATGGAGATGACTGGCGCCTATACGACCTTCGCCAACAACGGCATCTTTAACAAACCCATATATTTGCTGCGCATTGAAGATAAAAACGGCCGCATCCTTTACGAGGAGTTTCCGCAGGAAAAGGTGGCGATCAACGCCAACGCCAATTATGTGATGGTGGAAATGCTCAAATATGCCGCCACTGGCCTGGGCGGCTTGAAGAGCGAGGTTGGCGGCAAAACCGGAACGACCAACGATTACGTCGACGGTTGGTTCATGGGCATTACCCCCACTTTGGTGGTCGGCACCTGGGTCGGCGGCGAAGACCGCTGGATCCGCTTCCGGTCTCTGGCCTACGGCCAGGGCGCCTATATGGCCAAGCCTTTCTTCAAGGAATTCCTGAGCAGGCTCGAAAAATCAGAAGACCTCGGCTACGACGCTTCCGCCCGTTTTCATCGGCCGCCCGGCGATATCGGCATTGAAATGAACTGCGACCAGTACCAGCGGTCGCCCCTCCCCCTGGATAACGGCGAGTTCGAAAATGAAGGCTTTGGAGAAGACATGTTCGGTGATGAGATCGGCCGATCTGCGCCTGAGGAGGAGTTTCAGTAA
- a CDS encoding peptidylprolyl isomerase, giving the protein MIGQGAKSQKASIKTPRGNIQLELYPDIAPGTVANFVALARQGFYTGKVFHRVVPNFVIQGGGLRGDGYGSLDYTIRSELSALHFLEEGYVGMASSGNHTECTQFFITHSPALHLDGNYTIFGRVSKGMDVVHQIQVGDKIEEIVLQ; this is encoded by the coding sequence ATGATCGGGCAGGGCGCCAAAAGCCAGAAAGCGTCCATCAAAACGCCCCGGGGCAATATCCAGCTGGAGTTGTATCCGGATATCGCTCCGGGAACGGTGGCCAATTTTGTGGCCCTGGCCCGCCAGGGGTTCTACACCGGCAAGGTTTTTCACCGGGTGGTGCCCAACTTCGTTATCCAGGGGGGCGGCCTGCGGGGCGACGGCTATGGCAGCCTCGACTACACCATCCGCTCAGAATTGTCCGCCCTGCACTTTCTGGAGGAAGGATATGTGGGCATGGCCTCCTCGGGCAACCACACCGAATGCACCCAATTTTTCATCACCCACTCCCCCGCTCTTCATCTGGATGGCAATTATACTATCTTTGGGCGGGTGTCCAAAGGAATGGATGTCGTACACCAGATACAGGTTGGAGACAAGATCGAGGAGATCGTGCTCCAATAA
- the gcvT gene encoding glycine cleavage system aminomethyltransferase GcvT: MKNTPLTEKHVALGARMAEFAGYNMPISYAGIKEEHHQVRNKVGVFDVSHMGEFIVRGKEALQLVQKITTNDASKLDIGDAQYSCFPNEQGGIVDDCLVYRLPEDMSAAGEQAFMLVVNASNIDKDWEWANRHNDLDTRLINISDQTALLAIQGPLATEALQGLTEVDLKGLKYYTFTKGTVAGIDNVLISATGYTGSGGFELYVDTSKAAQLWDAVFEAGKAFDIHPIGLGARDTLRLEMGYCLYGNDIDDATSPIEAGLGWITKTKKGDFISRDVFARQREEGVGRKLVGFVLPEERRVPRHDYPIEDAQGNLIGKVTSGTLSPSLEYPIGMGYVNTAFAAPDTKIYIVAGKKRLEAAVAKPPFYKAS, from the coding sequence ATGAAAAACACGCCTTTAACGGAAAAACACGTCGCTCTCGGCGCCCGCATGGCCGAATTCGCCGGCTACAACATGCCCATTTCCTACGCCGGCATAAAGGAAGAACACCATCAGGTGAGGAACAAGGTGGGCGTATTTGATGTATCGCACATGGGAGAATTCATTGTCCGGGGGAAAGAAGCCCTCCAACTCGTACAGAAGATCACCACCAATGATGCCTCCAAGCTCGATATCGGCGACGCGCAGTACTCCTGTTTCCCCAATGAGCAGGGCGGCATCGTCGATGACTGCCTGGTGTACCGCCTGCCGGAAGATATGTCCGCCGCAGGAGAACAGGCCTTCATGCTGGTCGTCAACGCCTCCAACATCGACAAGGACTGGGAATGGGCCAACCGCCATAACGACCTCGACACCCGGCTGATCAACATCTCCGATCAAACGGCCCTGCTGGCCATTCAGGGGCCGTTGGCCACTGAAGCCCTGCAAGGCCTCACAGAGGTGGATTTGAAGGGGCTCAAGTACTACACCTTTACAAAAGGAACCGTGGCCGGGATCGACAACGTGCTCATCTCGGCTACCGGATATACCGGCTCCGGCGGATTCGAGCTGTATGTCGATACCTCGAAAGCTGCACAACTCTGGGATGCCGTCTTTGAAGCCGGCAAAGCCTTCGATATACACCCCATCGGCCTGGGCGCCCGCGACACCCTGCGCCTGGAGATGGGCTATTGCCTTTACGGCAATGACATCGACGACGCCACCTCCCCCATCGAAGCCGGGCTCGGCTGGATCACCAAAACAAAAAAAGGCGATTTCATCAGCCGGGATGTTTTTGCCCGGCAGCGGGAAGAGGGCGTCGGCCGGAAACTGGTGGGCTTCGTCCTGCCGGAAGAACGGCGCGTGCCCCGGCACGATTATCCGATCGAGGACGCGCAGGGCAACCTGATCGGCAAGGTGACTTCCGGCACCCTGTCGCCATCCCTGGAATACCCCATAGGCATGGGTTATGTGAACACAGCCTTCGCAGCGCCAGATACAAAGATTTATATCGTTGCCGGCAAGAAACGCCTGGAAGCGGCTGTGGCAAAGCCACCATTTTATAAGGCTTCTTAA
- a CDS encoding transcriptional regulator: MTLKEGKEKFIQSWGALGSSWGINRTMAQIHALLLISPEALSAEEIMEDLQISRGNANMNIRALIDWGLVFKELKPGERKEFFVAEKDMWEVVKNIIIQRKKRELEPMLRVLDEISSVDPESAEAEEFIEVIREIKLFSNKADSTLDTLVKSDSNWFVGTFMKMIK; this comes from the coding sequence ATGACACTAAAAGAAGGAAAAGAAAAGTTTATTCAATCCTGGGGCGCGTTGGGATCGAGTTGGGGGATCAACCGGACCATGGCTCAAATCCACGCCCTGCTGCTGATCTCTCCGGAAGCCCTCTCCGCCGAGGAGATCATGGAAGACCTGCAAATCTCCCGGGGCAACGCCAATATGAATATCCGGGCGCTGATCGATTGGGGGCTGGTCTTCAAAGAATTGAAACCCGGCGAGCGCAAAGAGTTTTTCGTGGCGGAAAAGGACATGTGGGAGGTCGTGAAAAATATCATCATCCAGCGAAAAAAACGAGAATTGGAGCCTATGCTCCGGGTCCTCGACGAAATTTCCAGCGTTGATCCCGAAAGTGCAGAAGCCGAAGAATTCATCGAAGTCATCCGCGAGATCAAACTCTTCTCCAATAAAGCCGACTCCACCCTCGACACCCTCGTCAAATCTGACTCCAACTGGTTCGTCGGCACTTTCATGAAAATGATTAAGTGA